The genomic window GCCGTAGCCGGCTCCACCTTCAACGATCACGACGTCATCTCGGCGGAGGGTCAGCGATCGGAGTTCCGCGTTCGAGAACCACATGCGCTGGTCCGGGAGATCGATGAGGCGGCCGCTAGGTTGAACGTGAGCTGCGCGGAGGTACGGGGCCTGGACTGCACCTTCCGACGACGTGGTTTGAACCATCTTGCCGAGCGTGCAGGTCGCAAGGCGTTTGAGCTGCACCCGCTTCGGGGACTCGCTCACCGCTCGACCTCCACGAGCATTGCGCGGAGCTGGTCCATGACGGCGTCGAGGTCGCGGTCGATCTCTTCGAGGGGCCGAGGCGGGACGTACTGGTAGAAGTGGCGGGTGAAGGGGATCTCGGCGCCTTCCTTGGTCTTCGCATGATCGATCCAGGCGTCCGGTGCGTACGGGAGGACTTCGCGGGCGATGTAGGCGTCGACGTCCTGGGCCCAGGGCACGTTCTCGGTGTCGCGGAGCGAGGCATCCGGTTCGGGGTTGCCCTTGGGGTCGCGGCACGGTTCGGCGGAGTCATCCTGCTCGCCGAGGGCGAGGGCGAGGGTCTTCAGGAGCGGTGCCGGGAGGGTGAAGCCTTCGGCCTTCGCGGCATCCTTCAGCGCCTTCTGGAACGCGGGGCGATCGGTCCACATCTTGGTCTCGACAGGCTCGACCAGCGAAGTGGTCTCGACCCGCTCGCCGAGCGCAAGGAGGGTGGCGCGGAGCGCCGAGGCATCCGCGTCATTGAGTTTCTGGACCGGCTTGGTCTCGAAGACGGCGTCGATGCGCTCGGGCGTGGCCTGCCAGTTGAGTTTGAGGGGGCGTTCGACGGTGATGGTGCGGTAGAGGAAGTCCTCGTTGCGGAAGATCTTCGAGTGCTCGCCGTCCTCGAATCCGGCGTACAGGTGCACGATCTCCGCGATGTTCTCGGGCGAGAGTTCGTTGCGCTTGGAGCCGAGGCCCTTGCGGAGCTTCTGGAACATTTCGCGGCCGTCGATGAGCTGCACGCGGCCCCGGCGGTCATCCGTCTTGCGGTTGCTGAGCACCCAGATGTAGGTCGAGATGCCGGTGTTGTAGAACATGTCCTTCGGCAGGCCGATGATCGCCTCGACGAGGTCGTGGTCGAGCAGCCACTTGCGGATGTTCGACTCGCCGCCGCCGGCACCCCCGGAGAACAGCGGCGACCCATTCAGCACGATCGCCATCCGCGAGCCACCGTCGGCGGGCTTGCGCATCTTCGAGACCAGGTGCAGCAGGAACAGCATCGCGCCGTCGCTGACCGTCGGGGTGCCGGGGCCGAACCGGCCGTTGAAGCCGAGCTTGGCGCGCTCGTCCTCGATCTCCGTGCGCTGGTCCTTCCAGTCGACGCCGAACGGCGGGTTCGAGAGCCCATAGTCGAACTTCTTGTCCTCGAAGTGGTCCTCGGTGAGGGTGTCGCCGAGCCGGATGTTGTCGACGTCCTGCCCCTTGATGACCATGTCGGCCTTGCAGATCGCATACGACCCATCGTTGATGTCCTGCCCGTACAGGCTCAGGTTGATGCCCGGGTTCACCGAGTGCAGGTACTCGTCCGCGACCGACAGCATGCCGCCCGTGCCTGCCGTCGGGTCGTAGATCGAGCGGACCGTGCCCGGCTTCGTCAGCGCGTCATCGTCGAGCGCGAACAGCAGCTGCACCATCAACGCGATCACCTCGCGCGGCGTGTAGTGATCACCCGCGGTCTCGTTCGAACGCTCGTTCGCCCACCGAATGAGCTCCTCGAACACGAGTCCCATCTCGATGTTGCTGACCACGCTCGGGTGGAAGTTCGCCTGCGCGAACTTCTCGGTCACCGCGAAGAGCTTGTTCTTCTCGGCGAGCTTGCTCAGGGTCTTGTCGAACTCGAATCGCTCGAAGATGTCGCGCACATTCTCGGAGAACCCGACGAGGTAGGAGGCGAGGTTCTCGCGCAGGTCGGCCGGGTCGGCCGTGAGCTTCGCCATCGTGAACGGGCTCGTGTTGTAGAACTCGTGGCCGGATGCCTCGCGCAACTGGAGGTCGCGGATCATCTCCGGGAGCGATTCAGGCTGCGCGGCGGCCGTCTCGAGTACCTGCGCCTTCGTTCCGGCGAGCACTGCGTCGAGGCGGCGCAGCACCGTGAACGGCAGCACCACCGACCCGTACTCAGAAGGCTTGAACGGGCCGCGAAGGGATTCGGCGATGTTCCAGATGAAGGAGACGTGGTTCACCACGGTAGGGGCACTCCTGGTCGGTCGGTAAGGGTTCGGCGCGTTCGATGCGCCACAGCTCATCCTCGCGCACCGCCGAATGAGCATCGCTCGGCGACACGTGGGAGTACGTGCCCAGAAGGGGGTACAAGCGTGCGATTCCGTCGTGAGGGATGCTCCGACATACTCTCAAGATGCCCGAAACGACGCTTCACATCCATGTTTCTGCCGATTGCGGACCGGCCGTCGACGCTGACGTCTTGGTCGTCGCAGATCCCTCGGAGCGTCTCATCGATGCTGCCGAGCGAGCCGTTCGAGATCAGGTGGACGCTCGGTTTGAGGGCAAGCTCGTTGGCATCATCTGGAACGACCCGGAATACCCAGATCGGCTCATGCAGCTGTACCCGGTTGATCTCACCGTCGGCGCTACTCGAGCCTACTTCGGAGAAGAAGCTGACGAATCGCCCGCCACGATCATTCTCACAACCGGTGGCTTCGGCGGCGACGCACAATTGTTTGCCTACGCGATCGACTTCGTAATTGGAAGCCTGGGCACCGTCGGAACTGTTCAAACCGCGTTGTCAGTCCAGCGGGCGGCCATCAGAGTCAGGTACCGGAGGTTTCGCGACCTTGCGAAACAATGGAACGACAGCGAGTACCTGTCACCCGACCTCGTTGAGGCAGTGTGTGCCGACCCGGTTTGGCGACGGGATCATTTCGATCGAGTTTTTGGACTCGACGAGCACCGCGGCCCCCTTCTCCTGCGGACTCTCGGATACGAACGCTGGTCCGATTCGTCGAGCGAGCGGTGGCACCGGACGAACTTCGACGTTCCGTAGTGCCTCTCTGTAGTAGGAGGCCAGGCCCTCGGGCTGGGTTATACGCCTCGCGCTCAAGGCATCCACCTAGTCTGTGCGGCGACCATGCTCGACGCGAGACGTTCGAAGTTGAGGCGCTGCGTGTCGATTCGACGCTCGGCGCAATCATCGACGAACCGCGCAGCGACATCATCGTCGCCCTCAAGGGTTCGCCTGATCGCGCTGACCGGCCTCCCGACGACGCTCGGCGACCCCAGGCGCTGTGCTCGGCGAAACCGAGAGCTGGTCTTCCCGGTTCGTATTGACCTGTGCAAGAGCATCAGGCGCGTAGCGCGCGGCGAGCCGTGCGACGGGATACTGGGCGACGGGGATGCGGTCGCGCAGGCGACTCGCCTCATGCCGCACAGGATCCACGCTTACGGCCAGTTCGCACCCCACTGCGCAATCCCCGAGCCGAGCCACTGCACCGCGTAGGCGACGACGAGTGCGACCGGCGCAACCCACCAGGCCCAGCGTTCGCGGACGATCAACACGATCGACACGACCACGGCAGCGAACCAAAGGACGATCGGCGCGAGCATGGCGACGGCGGTGCCCGCAATGATCAGCCCGTCGTTGCACACGTTGAACGTCGAGCATTGACCGGTGACGGCTTGCACCCAGAGTCCCATCCATGCCAACCCCAAGACGGCGGGAATCAGCAGCACCAGCGCGACCGTCGTCGTAGCGATGTTCCAACGCCGCTCCCTGCGACGATCAGCTTCGAGGTCGCGCATGAGCGCGGGTGGTGCGCCGGCGTCGGGATTCATCGGATCAGTATCGGGGTCGGCACGCTCGGGCGGCAACGGAGAATCGCGACCGACTCGAACGGCAGTGTTCGCGCCTGCTGCCGCTCGAAGTCGCGAACGTCGTGCGCCGTGTTGCTCATGCGCCATGCGACGACCATTGCCCGGCCCGGGACCCACTCGCGAGCGATGACCTCCATCTGACGCGGGAACGATGAGAACGGAACGGCCTCGAGCATCCCCCGTTCTGGGGGCCGTCTCGACCTCCCCGCTGGCACCGCGCGCTGCCAGCATGCGAAAGCATGACTGGACCGAGCACGACCCCAGCAGGATGGTACGACGACGGGTCGGGAACCGGCACGCTCAGATACTGGGACGGGAACGCCTGGACCGATCACACAGCGCCGGCGCAGCCGGTAGCGGATGCCGGCCCGATGGGTGCCGAACCGACGGGTCCGACGACGCCGGTCGTCGGTCAGCCGCCGACAGCAAGCGCCACCACGGCGTACGACCAGTCACCCGCATACCCGGTGTCAGCGCAGCCGGGGGCATCCGTGCCTGATCCGAACCGGAAGCCGCACGTGCTCGGGTTCATTGCGCTCGGGGTCGCCGTCTTGGGCTTCATCTTCGCGTGCATTCCGGGGGCGCTCATCGTCGGCT from Agromyces sp. LHK192 includes these protein-coding regions:
- a CDS encoding N-6 DNA methylase, which gives rise to MNHVSFIWNIAESLRGPFKPSEYGSVVLPFTVLRRLDAVLAGTKAQVLETAAAQPESLPEMIRDLQLREASGHEFYNTSPFTMAKLTADPADLRENLASYLVGFSENVRDIFERFEFDKTLSKLAEKNKLFAVTEKFAQANFHPSVVSNIEMGLVFEELIRWANERSNETAGDHYTPREVIALMVQLLFALDDDALTKPGTVRSIYDPTAGTGGMLSVADEYLHSVNPGINLSLYGQDINDGSYAICKADMVIKGQDVDNIRLGDTLTEDHFEDKKFDYGLSNPPFGVDWKDQRTEIEDERAKLGFNGRFGPGTPTVSDGAMLFLLHLVSKMRKPADGGSRMAIVLNGSPLFSGGAGGGESNIRKWLLDHDLVEAIIGLPKDMFYNTGISTYIWVLSNRKTDDRRGRVQLIDGREMFQKLRKGLGSKRNELSPENIAEIVHLYAGFEDGEHSKIFRNEDFLYRTITVERPLKLNWQATPERIDAVFETKPVQKLNDADASALRATLLALGERVETTSLVEPVETKMWTDRPAFQKALKDAAKAEGFTLPAPLLKTLALALGEQDDSAEPCRDPKGNPEPDASLRDTENVPWAQDVDAYIAREVLPYAPDAWIDHAKTKEGAEIPFTRHFYQYVPPRPLEEIDRDLDAVMDQLRAMLVEVER
- a CDS encoding DUF6264 family protein, which gives rise to MLAARGASGEVETAPRTGDARGRSVLIVPASDGGHRSRVGPGPGNGRRMAHEQHGARRSRLRAAAGANTAVRVGRDSPLPPERADPDTDPMNPDAGAPPALMRDLEADRRRERRWNIATTTVALVLLIPAVLGLAWMGLWVQAVTGQCSTFNVCNDGLIIAGTAVAMLAPIVLWFAAVVVSIVLIVRERWAWWVAPVALVVAYAVQWLGSGIAQWGANWP